In one window of Neisseria subflava DNA:
- the ychF gene encoding redox-regulated ATPase YchF yields the protein MSLKCGIVGLPNVGKSTLFNALTQSGIEAANYPFCTIEPNVGIVEVPDPRMAELAKIVNPQKMQPAIVEFVDIAGLVAGASKGEGLGNQFLANIRETDAIVNVVRCFDDDNIVHVAGKVDPIADIETIGTELALADLASVEKAIVREEKRARSGDKDAQKLVDLCKKLLPHLDEGKPVRSFGLDAEELAMLKPLFLLTAKPAMYVGNVSEDGFENNPHLDRLKELAAKENAPVVAVCAAMESEIAELEDDEKAEFLAEMGLEEPGLNRLIRAGYDLLGLQTYFTAGVKEVRAWTIHKGDTAPQAAGVIHTDFERGFIRAQVIAYDDFVALGGEAKAKEAGKMRVEGKEYVVQDGDVMHFLFNV from the coding sequence ATGAGCTTGAAATGCGGCATCGTCGGTTTGCCCAACGTCGGCAAATCCACCCTCTTTAACGCGCTGACCCAATCGGGTATCGAAGCGGCAAACTATCCTTTCTGTACCATCGAACCCAACGTCGGCATCGTTGAAGTCCCCGATCCGCGTATGGCCGAATTGGCAAAAATCGTCAATCCGCAAAAAATGCAGCCTGCCATCGTCGAATTTGTCGACATCGCCGGTTTGGTTGCAGGTGCGAGCAAAGGCGAAGGCTTGGGCAACCAGTTCCTCGCCAACATCCGCGAGACTGACGCGATTGTTAACGTTGTGCGCTGCTTTGACGACGACAACATCGTTCACGTTGCAGGCAAAGTCGATCCGATTGCCGACATTGAAACCATAGGCACCGAGTTGGCACTGGCTGACTTGGCCAGTGTCGAAAAAGCCATCGTCCGCGAAGAAAAACGCGCACGCTCAGGCGACAAAGACGCGCAAAAACTGGTCGATTTGTGCAAAAAACTGCTGCCTCATTTGGATGAAGGCAAACCTGTACGCTCCTTCGGTTTGGACGCAGAAGAACTCGCCATGCTCAAACCGCTGTTCCTGCTGACTGCCAAACCTGCCATGTACGTCGGCAACGTTTCCGAAGACGGTTTTGAAAACAACCCGCACCTCGACCGCCTGAAAGAATTGGCTGCAAAAGAAAACGCGCCGGTTGTGGCCGTTTGCGCCGCGATGGAAAGCGAAATCGCCGAACTGGAAGACGACGAAAAAGCCGAATTCCTCGCCGAAATGGGCTTGGAAGAACCGGGCCTAAACCGCCTGATTCGTGCCGGCTACGACCTCTTAGGCCTGCAAACCTACTTCACCGCCGGGGTCAAAGAAGTCCGCGCTTGGACCATCCACAAAGGCGACACCGCCCCGCAAGCCGCCGGCGTCATCCACACCGACTTCGAACGCGGCTTCATCCGCGCCCAAGTCATCGCCTATGACGATTTCGTCGCGCTCGGCGGCGAAGCCAAAGCCAAAGAAGCGGGCAAAATGCGCGTGGAAGGCAAGGAATATGTGGTGCAGGACGGCGATGTGATGCATTTCCTGTTCAACGTGTAA
- a CDS encoding HesA/MoeB/ThiF family protein — protein sequence MNDQQLLRFSRHILLDEIGIEGQEKLLSAHVLVVGCGGLGAAALPYLAAAGIGSLTIADADTIDETNLQRQITFTEADIGKNKALVMQGRLKQINSQTHITAIAEFLDEARLVELANAADIILDCSDNYPTRQAVNRASVATRTPLVSAAAVGFDGQIAVYRPDLPDTPCYACLFDGEQASDGACALFGVFSPLVGVIGTTQAAEALKVLIGIGTPSHGKLSTYNALSGKWQQYGVKHNPECPVCGSR from the coding sequence ATGAACGATCAACAACTCCTGCGGTTCAGCCGCCATATCTTGCTTGACGAAATCGGTATCGAAGGCCAAGAAAAACTCTTGTCCGCCCATGTGCTTGTTGTCGGTTGCGGCGGGCTGGGTGCGGCGGCCTTGCCGTATCTTGCCGCCGCCGGTATCGGCAGCCTGACGATTGCCGATGCCGATACCATCGACGAGACCAACCTTCAACGCCAAATCACGTTTACCGAAGCCGACATCGGTAAAAACAAGGCTTTGGTCATGCAAGGCCGTCTGAAACAGATCAATAGCCAAACACACATTACAGCCATTGCCGAATTTCTCGATGAGGCCAGGCTTGTCGAATTGGCAAACGCCGCTGACATCATCCTTGATTGTTCCGACAATTATCCCACACGCCAAGCAGTTAACCGCGCCTCCGTTGCCACGCGCACGCCTTTGGTTTCCGCAGCGGCCGTCGGCTTTGACGGACAAATCGCCGTGTACCGTCCCGATCTTCCCGATACGCCCTGCTATGCCTGCCTGTTTGATGGCGAACAAGCCAGCGACGGCGCTTGTGCATTGTTCGGCGTTTTTTCGCCATTGGTCGGCGTTATCGGAACGACCCAAGCCGCCGAAGCGCTTAAAGTGCTGATCGGTATCGGTACGCCGTCGCACGGCAAACTTTCTACCTACAACGCGTTGAGCGGAAAATGGCAGCAATACGGGGTGAAACACAATCCCGAATGCCCGGTTTGTGGCAGCCGTTAA
- the argJ gene encoding bifunctional glutamate N-acetyltransferase/amino-acid acetyltransferase ArgJ: MAVNLTEKRADELLEIDGIRLFTGRAGIKQQDRDDLTLMVLGGGHTVGAVFTQNRFCAAPVHIAKSHLFDQDGVCALVINTGNANAGTGAQGRLDAIKVCAAAAEQVGCQSNQIMPFSTGVILEPLPVDKIVAALPQVRPAFWSDAARAIMTTDTVPKAASRTGLVGEKHTVRATGIAKGSGMIHPNMATMLSFIATDAKVSQPILQLMTQEIADESFNTITVDGDTSTNDSFVIMATGRCGQSEIDNTADPRYAQLKALLGSLALELAQAIVRDGEGATKFITVEVQNAKTREEARKVAYAVAHSPLVKTAFFASDPNLGRLLAAVGYAGIEDLDVDALKMWLDDVLVAENGGRAESYTEEAGQAVMNRPEITVRIDLQRGDTTAAVYTCDLSHEYVSINADYRS, translated from the coding sequence ATGGCTGTAAATTTGACTGAAAAACGTGCAGACGAATTGTTGGAAATCGACGGCATCCGTCTGTTTACAGGTCGTGCCGGCATCAAGCAACAAGACCGCGACGATTTGACGCTGATGGTGTTGGGCGGCGGACATACGGTGGGCGCAGTGTTTACGCAAAACCGTTTCTGCGCCGCGCCGGTGCATATCGCCAAGTCGCATCTGTTTGACCAAGACGGCGTGTGTGCCTTAGTCATCAATACGGGCAATGCCAATGCGGGTACCGGCGCACAAGGCCGTCTGGACGCGATCAAAGTGTGCGCGGCGGCGGCGGAACAGGTCGGCTGCCAATCCAATCAGATTATGCCGTTTTCGACCGGCGTGATTTTGGAGCCTCTGCCTGTGGATAAAATCGTGGCCGCCTTGCCGCAAGTACGTCCTGCATTCTGGTCGGACGCGGCGCGTGCCATCATGACGACGGATACTGTACCGAAAGCCGCTTCACGCACAGGCTTGGTCGGCGAAAAACACACAGTCCGCGCCACCGGTATCGCCAAAGGCTCGGGCATGATTCATCCGAATATGGCGACCATGTTGTCGTTTATCGCTACCGATGCCAAAGTGTCCCAACCGATTTTGCAGCTGATGACGCAAGAAATCGCAGACGAAAGTTTCAATACGATTACCGTGGACGGTGATACCAGCACCAACGACAGCTTCGTGATTATGGCGACGGGCCGTTGCGGTCAGAGCGAAATTGATAATACCGCCGATCCGCGCTATGCGCAGCTCAAGGCATTGCTCGGTTCGTTGGCTTTGGAACTGGCGCAGGCGATTGTCCGTGATGGAGAGGGCGCAACCAAGTTCATCACGGTTGAAGTGCAAAACGCGAAAACCCGCGAAGAGGCGCGCAAAGTGGCTTATGCCGTTGCCCATTCGCCTTTGGTGAAAACCGCTTTCTTTGCCTCCGACCCGAACTTGGGCCGTCTGTTGGCAGCAGTCGGCTATGCCGGTATTGAAGACTTGGATGTTGATGCTTTGAAAATGTGGCTGGATGACGTGTTGGTTGCCGAAAACGGCGGCCGCGCGGAAAGCTATACCGAAGAAGCAGGGCAAGCGGTGATGAACCGTCCGGAAATCACCGTCCGCATCGATTTGCAACGCGGCGATACGACGGCAGCTGTTTATACCTGCGATTTGTCGCACGAATATGTGTCGATTAACGCGGATTACCGTTCTTAA
- the ppc gene encoding phosphoenolpyruvate carboxylase, with product MQLHILNNPKDAALAADAEFLKQSLFNLLHEEASPLVVETVKLLSTSDDSAALIEKVLPQLDEQQTHDLTLACGLFAQILNIAEDVHHERRRQIHEEAGHNSAEGSLTETVRKLKAGKVNGKAVQQQLDNTVVTAVLTAHPTEVQRQTVLSFNRRIRALLPQRERCTNPEALAQLRREIDTVLLGLWQTSETRRHKLSVNDEINNGVSIFPMSFFEALPKLYRTMERDFQTAYPGVHVPNILKIGGWIGGDRDGNPFVSAETLRFAFRRHADAVFRFYRGELDKLYRELPLSIRRVKVNDDVMALAALSPDEEIARTEEPYRRAIAYIMARAMGKARSLGLGMGCKFGFLEPYATVEEFLNDLKKLQRSLHENGSQLLAEGRLANIIRSVSVFGFHMMPLDLRQHAGKHADVVAELFQHAGLEDYNSLNEEQKQTALLRELSHQRPLYSPFITYSDHTRHELAIFNEARKIKDEFGEDAVTQSIISNCEQPSDLLALALLLKESGLLVVENGKPHSRINIVPLFETIEALENACPVMETMFRLDWYDALLESRGNIQEIMLGYSDSNKDGGYVTSSWCLYQAELGLVELFKKYDVRMRLFHGRGGSVGRGGGPSYQAILAQPAGSVAGQIRITEQGEVITAKYADPGNAQRNLETLVAATLEASILPDKKDPDAKLMQDLSEVSFKYYRELITHPDFIDYFLQTSPIQEIATLNLGSRPASRKTLARIQDLRAIPWVFSWMQNRLMLPAWYGFGSAVETLCEGNPDTLAALREHAQSNPFFQAMLSNMEQVMAKTDITLAENYAGLSESPDKAKVIFGMIKEEYQRSRKALLDLLQTEELLRDNRSLARSLALRIPYLNALNGLQVAMLKRLRKEPDNPHALLMVHLTINGVAQGLRNTG from the coding sequence ATGCAACTGCATATCTTGAATAATCCAAAAGATGCCGCTCTGGCAGCGGATGCGGAATTTTTAAAACAGTCTCTTTTCAATCTGCTGCATGAGGAAGCGTCGCCTTTGGTGGTCGAAACCGTTAAGCTATTATCGACTTCAGACGACAGTGCTGCCCTGATTGAGAAGGTGTTGCCGCAATTGGACGAACAACAAACCCACGATTTAACCTTGGCCTGCGGCCTGTTCGCGCAGATTTTGAACATCGCCGAAGACGTACACCACGAACGCCGCCGCCAAATCCACGAAGAGGCCGGACACAACAGTGCCGAAGGCAGCCTGACGGAAACCGTGCGCAAGCTCAAAGCCGGAAAAGTCAACGGCAAAGCGGTGCAGCAACAACTGGACAACACGGTCGTTACCGCCGTTTTGACCGCGCACCCGACCGAAGTACAACGTCAAACCGTCTTGAGCTTCAACCGCCGCATCCGCGCGCTGCTGCCGCAACGCGAACGCTGCACCAACCCCGAAGCACTAGCTCAGTTGCGCCGCGAAATCGACACTGTCCTTTTGGGCCTGTGGCAGACCAGTGAAACGCGCCGCCACAAACTCAGCGTCAACGACGAAATTAACAACGGTGTATCCATCTTCCCAATGAGCTTCTTTGAAGCCCTGCCTAAACTCTACCGCACAATGGAACGCGATTTTCAGACGGCCTATCCCGGCGTCCACGTTCCGAATATCCTCAAAATCGGCGGCTGGATCGGCGGCGACCGCGATGGCAACCCGTTCGTTTCTGCCGAAACCTTGCGTTTTGCGTTCAGACGGCATGCCGACGCAGTATTTCGCTTCTATCGCGGCGAACTCGACAAACTTTACCGCGAATTGCCGCTCTCCATCCGCCGCGTCAAAGTCAACGACGACGTGATGGCACTGGCCGCCCTCTCGCCTGACGAAGAAATCGCCCGCACCGAAGAACCTTACCGCCGCGCCATCGCCTACATCATGGCACGCGCTATGGGCAAAGCACGCTCACTCGGTTTGGGCATGGGCTGCAAATTCGGCTTCCTCGAGCCTTATGCCACGGTCGAAGAGTTCCTCAACGACCTGAAAAAACTGCAACGCTCGCTCCACGAAAACGGCAGCCAACTGCTGGCGGAAGGCCGTCTGGCCAATATTATCCGCAGCGTATCCGTGTTCGGCTTCCACATGATGCCGCTCGACCTGCGCCAACACGCAGGCAAACACGCCGATGTGGTTGCCGAGCTTTTCCAACATGCAGGCTTGGAAGACTACAACAGCCTGAACGAAGAGCAAAAACAAACCGCCTTATTGCGCGAATTGAGCCATCAACGTCCGCTGTACAGCCCGTTCATCACATACAGCGACCATACCCGCCACGAATTGGCAATTTTCAACGAAGCGCGCAAAATCAAAGACGAATTCGGTGAAGATGCCGTTACACAAAGCATTATTTCCAACTGCGAACAACCCAGCGACCTGCTCGCCTTGGCATTGCTGCTGAAAGAAAGCGGCCTGTTGGTGGTGGAAAACGGCAAACCGCACAGCCGCATCAATATCGTGCCTCTGTTTGAAACCATCGAAGCGCTCGAAAACGCCTGTCCGGTCATGGAAACCATGTTCCGTCTCGACTGGTATGATGCCCTGCTCGAAAGCCGCGGCAACATCCAAGAAATCATGCTCGGCTACTCCGACTCCAACAAAGACGGCGGCTACGTTACCAGCTCATGGTGTCTGTATCAGGCAGAGTTGGGCTTGGTCGAACTCTTCAAAAAATACGATGTCCGCATGCGTCTGTTCCACGGCCGCGGCGGCAGCGTAGGTCGCGGCGGCGGCCCATCTTACCAAGCCATTTTGGCGCAACCTGCGGGCAGCGTTGCCGGACAAATCCGCATTACCGAGCAAGGCGAAGTCATTACCGCCAAATACGCCGACCCGGGCAATGCCCAACGCAACTTGGAAACCTTGGTTGCCGCGACTTTGGAAGCCAGCATCCTGCCGGACAAAAAAGACCCTGATGCCAAACTGATGCAGGATTTGTCGGAAGTATCGTTCAAATACTACCGCGAACTGATTACCCATCCCGACTTCATCGACTACTTCCTGCAAACCAGCCCGATTCAGGAAATTGCCACCCTCAACCTCGGCAGCCGTCCCGCCAGCCGCAAAACCTTGGCGCGGATTCAGGACTTGCGCGCGATTCCGTGGGTATTCTCATGGATGCAAAACCGCCTCATGCTGCCGGCTTGGTACGGTTTCGGCAGCGCAGTGGAAACCTTGTGCGAAGGCAATCCCGACACACTGGCCGCCCTGCGCGAACACGCCCAAAGCAACCCGTTCTTCCAAGCCATGCTCTCCAATATGGAGCAAGTGATGGCGAAAACCGACATCACCTTGGCGGAAAACTATGCCGGCTTGAGCGAATCGCCCGATAAAGCAAAAGTCATCTTCGGCATGATCAAGGAAGAATACCAACGCAGCCGCAAAGCACTGCTTGACCTGCTGCAAACCGAAGAGCTCCTGCGCGACAACCGCAGCCTCGCCCGTTCTCTTGCCTTGAGGATTCCATATCTGAACGCCCTCAACGGCCTGCAAGTCGCCATGCTCAAACGCCTGCGCAAAGAGCCTGACAATCCGCACGCCCTGCTGATGGTTCACCTGACCATCAACGGCGTGGCGCAAGGTTTGCGTAATACCGGTTAA
- a CDS encoding chloride channel protein has protein sequence MKFPQTWAARLAHKIRQTKRLSKKSIALLFLLAGSALVALTALMFAYLADLALEWNALLVGKYPWFAWVALPLGLPLLAWFTRKFAPYTSGSGIPQVIASLSLPYGAQKTRLIRLGETFFKIPLTFLGMILGASIGREGPSVQVGAAVMNAWGAWCKKHGLAFRGMQENDLIAAGAAGGLAAAFNAPLAGVVFAIEELGRGVLLRWERQILMGVLAAGFIQVAIQGNNPYFSGFQGHELPNMLMWAAVSGIVCGVAGGLFSSFLYRGAAAFAPVRWRSFIRRHLLVVAFVMGILLALLGTFYQGKTYGTGYHEAAAALKGAYEAPFGLAAAKWAATVFSYWAGIPGGIFTPSLTIGAMIGEHMASFAQLGDASNVAVLLCMAAFLAAATQSPLTAAVVVMEMTGGQNLLFWMLLTCIFASQVSRQFSPHPFYHAAGLRFRRHIEAESGHVQHEKKE, from the coding sequence ATGAAATTTCCCCAGACTTGGGCGGCGCGCCTTGCCCACAAAATCCGCCAAACCAAACGCCTGTCGAAAAAGAGCATTGCCCTTCTGTTTTTGCTGGCAGGATCGGCATTGGTTGCCCTGACGGCTTTGATGTTTGCGTACTTGGCGGATTTGGCTTTGGAATGGAACGCCTTGTTGGTGGGAAAATATCCGTGGTTTGCGTGGGTGGCTTTGCCGTTGGGTTTGCCGCTTTTGGCATGGTTTACGCGCAAATTTGCGCCGTACACTTCCGGCAGTGGTATTCCGCAGGTCATCGCTTCGTTGTCTTTGCCTTATGGCGCGCAGAAAACCCGTTTGATTCGTCTGGGCGAAACCTTTTTTAAGATTCCGCTGACGTTTTTGGGCATGATTTTGGGGGCGTCGATCGGCAGGGAAGGGCCGTCTGTACAAGTGGGTGCGGCGGTCATGAACGCTTGGGGTGCGTGGTGTAAAAAGCACGGGCTGGCGTTTAGGGGCATGCAGGAAAACGATTTGATTGCCGCAGGTGCGGCCGGCGGTTTGGCGGCGGCATTTAACGCGCCTTTGGCCGGCGTGGTGTTTGCCATCGAAGAATTGGGGCGCGGCGTGCTTTTGCGTTGGGAACGCCAAATCCTGATGGGAGTGTTGGCGGCCGGTTTCATTCAAGTGGCGATACAGGGCAACAACCCGTATTTCTCAGGTTTTCAAGGGCATGAGCTGCCAAACATGCTGATGTGGGCGGCGGTGTCGGGCATCGTCTGCGGCGTGGCTGGCGGATTGTTCAGTAGCTTTTTGTATCGTGGCGCGGCGGCATTCGCACCGGTACGCTGGCGCAGTTTCATCCGCCGTCATTTGTTGGTGGTCGCCTTTGTAATGGGTATCTTGCTCGCGCTGCTCGGTACGTTTTATCAAGGTAAAACCTATGGTACGGGCTATCACGAAGCCGCAGCCGCACTAAAAGGCGCGTATGAAGCGCCGTTCGGCTTGGCCGCCGCAAAATGGGCAGCGACCGTGTTCAGCTACTGGGCAGGTATTCCCGGCGGTATCTTCACGCCGTCTTTAACCATCGGCGCGATGATAGGCGAACACATGGCTTCTTTCGCGCAACTGGGCGACGCGTCCAATGTCGCGGTTTTGCTCTGTATGGCCGCATTTCTTGCCGCCGCGACCCAATCGCCGTTGACCGCCGCCGTGGTGGTCATGGAAATGACGGGCGGACAGAATTTACTGTTTTGGATGTTGTTGACTTGCATCTTCGCTTCGCAAGTCTCGCGCCAATTCTCGCCGCATCCGTTTTACCATGCCGCAGGTTTGCGCTTCAGACGGCATATTGAAGCCGAAAGCGGACATGTTCAGCACGAGAAAAAAGAATAG
- a CDS encoding CidA/LrgA family protein: MNIIRALLVVLGCLALGEATVWILGLKLPGSIVGMALLFAALQAGWVKLSWVGELADILMANLTLFLVPPCVAVISYLDVIANDWFSILTATIGSTICVLLVTGKVHEWVRRRM, translated from the coding sequence ATGAATATTATTCGTGCCTTATTGGTGGTATTGGGTTGCCTGGCTTTGGGCGAGGCAACCGTTTGGATTTTGGGGTTGAAGCTGCCGGGCAGTATTGTCGGCATGGCTTTGCTGTTTGCCGCGCTTCAGGCCGGCTGGGTCAAATTGTCTTGGGTGGGAGAGCTGGCAGACATTTTGATGGCAAACCTGACTTTGTTTTTGGTGCCGCCTTGCGTGGCCGTCATCAGCTATTTGGATGTGATTGCAAACGACTGGTTTTCGATTTTGACGGCCACAATCGGCAGTACGATCTGCGTATTGTTGGTGACCGGCAAAGTGCATGAGTGGGTCAGGAGGCGGATGTGA
- a CDS encoding LrgB family protein, with product MNIDGLLRMPSVMLFLTLAVYALAVQIRTRTGNVLCNPVLISTLVLMGYLKVFSIDYELYHSASRFIDFWLKPAVVLLAVPLYRNWDRIRSQWLPVVLSQLAGSVTGIVTGVYFAKWLGASHEVILSLASKSVTNPIAIEITASIGGIPAITAATVIIAGLFGQMAGYKVLKGALYMPSSVGMSLGTASHAMGIAASLEYGRRMAAYAGLGLTLNGVLTAILVPILIPLLGV from the coding sequence ATGAATATAGACGGGCTGTTGCGCATGCCCTCGGTCATGCTATTCCTGACTTTGGCCGTGTATGCTTTGGCGGTGCAGATTCGGACGCGCACGGGGAATGTGCTGTGTAATCCGGTATTGATCAGTACGCTGGTGTTGATGGGGTATTTGAAGGTATTTTCCATCGATTACGAGCTGTACCATTCTGCCTCGCGCTTTATTGATTTTTGGTTGAAACCGGCAGTCGTGTTGCTGGCCGTGCCGCTTTATCGAAATTGGGACCGTATCCGCAGCCAGTGGTTGCCGGTGGTGTTGTCGCAGTTGGCGGGCAGCGTGACAGGCATTGTTACGGGCGTGTATTTTGCCAAATGGTTAGGTGCTTCGCATGAAGTGATTTTGTCGCTGGCTTCCAAATCCGTGACGAATCCGATTGCGATTGAAATCACAGCGTCTATCGGCGGTATTCCGGCGATTACGGCGGCAACGGTGATTATTGCCGGACTTTTTGGCCAGATGGCCGGATATAAAGTGTTGAAAGGAGCATTGTATATGCCTTCTTCAGTGGGAATGTCTTTGGGTACGGCCTCACATGCGATGGGTATTGCGGCATCTTTGGAATACGGCCGCCGTATGGCCGCATATGCCGGCTTGGGCTTGACGCTCAACGGCGTGTTGACGGCGATATTGGTGCCTATCTTGATTCCCTTATTGGGCGTATAG
- the tyrS gene encoding tyrosine--tRNA ligase, with protein sequence MTSIIQDLKSRGLIAQTTDIEALDALLNEQKIALYCGFDPTADSLHIGHLLPVLALRRFQQAGHTPIALVGGATGMIGDPSFKAAERSLNSAETVAGWVESIRNQLTPFLSFEGENAAVMANNADWFGSMNCLDFLRDIGKHFSVNAMLNKESVKQRIERDDVGISFTEFAYSLLQGYDFAELNKRHGAVLEIGGSDQWGNITAGIDLTRRLNQKQVFGLTLPLVTKSDGTKFGKTEGGAVWLNAKKTSPYQFYQFWLKVADADVYKFLKYFTFLSIEEIDAIEAKDQASGTKPEAQRILAEEMTRLIHGEAALQAAQRISESLFAEDQSSLTESDFEQLALDGLPAFEVSDGLNVVEALVKTGLASSNKEARGFVNSKAVLLNGQAAELNNPNHAAERPDDAYLLTDAHKRFGKYTIVRRGKRNHALLVWK encoded by the coding sequence ATGACTTCCATTATTCAAGATTTGAAATCGCGCGGCCTTATCGCGCAAACGACCGACATCGAAGCCTTAGACGCTTTGTTAAACGAACAAAAAATCGCCCTATACTGCGGTTTCGACCCGACAGCCGACAGCCTGCACATCGGCCACTTGCTGCCCGTGTTGGCATTGCGCCGTTTCCAACAGGCGGGGCATACGCCGATCGCTTTGGTGGGCGGTGCGACCGGTATGATCGGCGACCCAAGCTTTAAAGCCGCCGAACGCAGCTTGAATTCTGCCGAAACTGTTGCCGGATGGGTAGAAAGCATCCGCAACCAACTGACCCCTTTCTTGAGCTTTGAAGGCGAAAACGCCGCCGTTATGGCGAACAACGCCGACTGGTTCGGCAGCATGAACTGTCTCGATTTTCTGCGCGACATCGGCAAGCATTTCTCCGTCAACGCCATGTTGAACAAGGAGTCCGTCAAACAGCGTATCGAGCGCGACGATGTGGGCATTTCCTTTACTGAGTTCGCCTATTCCCTGCTGCAAGGCTACGACTTTGCCGAATTGAACAAACGCCATGGCGCGGTTTTGGAAATCGGCGGCTCCGACCAATGGGGCAACATTACTGCCGGTATCGACCTGACCCGCCGTCTGAACCAAAAACAAGTATTCGGTCTGACCCTGCCGCTGGTCACCAAATCCGACGGTACCAAATTCGGCAAAACCGAAGGAGGCGCGGTATGGCTGAACGCGAAGAAAACCTCGCCGTATCAGTTCTACCAGTTCTGGCTGAAAGTTGCCGATGCCGATGTGTATAAATTCCTGAAATACTTCACCTTCCTGTCTATCGAAGAAATCGATGCCATCGAAGCGAAAGACCAAGCCAGCGGCACCAAGCCCGAAGCGCAACGCATCCTCGCCGAAGAAATGACCCGCCTGATTCACGGCGAAGCCGCCCTGCAAGCCGCGCAGCGCATTTCTGAAAGCCTGTTTGCCGAAGACCAAAGCAGCCTGACTGAAAGCGACTTCGAACAGCTCGCCCTCGACGGTCTGCCCGCATTTGAAGTTTCAGACGGCCTCAACGTCGTCGAAGCCTTGGTCAAAACCGGCTTGGCTTCTTCCAACAAAGAAGCGCGCGGTTTTGTGAACAGCAAAGCGGTATTGCTCAACGGACAAGCCGCCGAATTGAACAACCCGAACCACGCCGCCGAACGCCCCGACGATGCCTACCTGCTGACCGACGCGCACAAACGCTTCGGCAAATACACCATCGTCCGCCGCGGCAAACGCAACCACGCTTTGTTGGTTTGGAAATAA
- a CDS encoding cyclic pyranopterin monophosphate synthase MoaC gives MIEFPNQPDFPEQHTAVAVGTINMSQQAIRVLIENATEKASILTIARVAAIQSIKQTANLIPLHLPGRIIGVQVDFDINVELACLKATLTVQAHSNGSIATEALAGLNLALLSVYDMMKDVDRNMMLSGIRLESETSSEGRPFLFDNAYENINF, from the coding sequence ATGATTGAATTTCCCAACCAACCCGATTTTCCTGAGCAACACACCGCCGTCGCCGTCGGCACTATCAACATGAGCCAGCAGGCGATAAGGGTGTTGATAGAGAATGCCACCGAAAAGGCAAGTATCCTGACCATTGCCCGCGTTGCCGCCATTCAGAGCATCAAACAGACTGCCAACCTGATTCCGCTGCACCTGCCCGGCCGCATCATCGGCGTGCAGGTTGATTTCGATATTAACGTTGAGTTGGCCTGCCTGAAGGCCACGCTGACCGTCCAAGCGCACAGCAACGGCAGCATTGCCACCGAAGCCCTGGCCGGCCTAAATTTGGCGCTCTTGAGCGTTTACGACATGATGAAAGACGTTGACCGCAACATGATGCTCAGCGGCATCCGCCTCGAATCCGAAACCAGCAGCGAAGGCCGTCCTTTCCTGTTTGACAACGCATACGAAAATATTAATTTCTAA